One part of the Candidatus Kapaibacterium sp. genome encodes these proteins:
- a CDS encoding histidine triad nucleotide-binding protein, with product MSETVFARIIRREVPAQIEYEDDEVLAFRDINPQAPVHILIIPKKPLPTLNEATADDVPLLGRLLWVARQLAERHGIAESGYRLVLNCNRDAGQTVFHLHLHLLGGRQFQWPPG from the coding sequence ATGTCCGAGACTGTCTTTGCTCGTATTATCCGTCGAGAGGTCCCAGCACAGATCGAATACGAAGACGACGAGGTGTTAGCATTTCGGGACATCAACCCCCAAGCTCCTGTCCACATCCTCATTATCCCCAAGAAGCCCCTCCCGACTCTAAACGAGGCAACAGCAGATGATGTTCCGTTGTTGGGGAGGCTCCTCTGGGTAGCTCGGCAGTTGGCGGAGCGGCATGGTATTGCTGAGAGCGGCTACCGACTCGTCTTGAACTGCAATCGGGATGCAGGGCAGACGGTCTTTCACCTCCATCTCCACCTGCTGGGGGGACGCCAGTTCCAATGGCCGCCCGGATGA
- a CDS encoding KpsF/GutQ family sugar-phosphate isomerase, translating to MSLRGSSERATESAVLEVSTELARRVFHQQAEALLSIAARIGPEFEEAVELLESARSVVVSGVGKSGIIGQKIAATLRSIGLSATFLHPAEAPHGDLGAVRSGDGAVLISKSGTTAEVCSLVPWLRQRNVRILAIVGQRHSLLAEQADVVLDVAVPAEACPLNLIPTTSTTAALVMGDALAIALMRRRGVRPEDIAAAHPLGMLGRLASLRVQDVMHTGTAIPRVLPQTPFRQMLIEMTSKALGCVCVVEEDGRLCGIVTDGDVRRTLQRVEDIRPLRVSDIMTRTPVTVSPEASLAEALELMEHRPSQISVLPVVDSQGICVGVVRVHDIIRSQL from the coding sequence ATGAGTCTTCGAGGCAGTTCGGAGCGGGCGACGGAGTCTGCTGTGTTGGAGGTCTCGACAGAGCTTGCGCGTAGGGTATTCCACCAGCAGGCAGAGGCTCTGTTGAGCATTGCTGCGCGGATTGGACCAGAGTTTGAGGAGGCAGTAGAGTTGTTGGAGTCAGCGCGCTCCGTGGTCGTCAGCGGAGTTGGGAAATCAGGGATTATCGGCCAGAAGATCGCGGCAACGTTGCGGAGTATTGGGCTTTCGGCTACCTTTCTCCATCCCGCAGAGGCCCCACACGGAGATTTGGGTGCTGTGCGATCGGGGGACGGAGCGGTGTTGATTTCGAAAAGTGGCACGACAGCAGAGGTTTGTTCCCTGGTCCCGTGGTTGCGGCAACGGAATGTCCGAATCCTGGCTATTGTTGGGCAGCGGCATTCACTGCTGGCGGAGCAAGCCGACGTGGTACTAGATGTTGCGGTACCAGCGGAAGCATGTCCGCTGAACCTTATCCCTACGACGAGTACGACGGCTGCGCTCGTTATGGGGGATGCGTTGGCGATAGCGCTCATGCGGCGTCGAGGTGTTCGGCCAGAAGACATTGCTGCTGCTCATCCTCTCGGGATGCTCGGCCGCCTGGCTAGTCTACGAGTTCAAGATGTTATGCACACAGGGACCGCAATCCCGCGAGTGCTCCCTCAGACGCCGTTTCGGCAGATGCTCATCGAGATGACTTCGAAGGCACTGGGATGCGTGTGTGTTGTGGAGGAGGATGGCCGGCTGTGTGGGATTGTGACCGATGGAGATGTACGGCGAACGCTACAGCGGGTCGAAGATATTCGCCCGCTGCGCGTCAGCGATATCATGACGCGTACACCAGTGACGGTTTCGCCGGAAGCTTCCCTGGCCGAAGCGCTAGAGTTGATGGAGCATCGCCCTAGCCAGATCAGCGTGTTGCCGGTAGTGGACTCGCAGGGGATTTGTGTCGGGGTCGTTCGAGTCCACGACATTATCCGCAGTCAGCTGTGA
- the bshC gene encoding bacillithiol biosynthesis cysteine-adding enzyme BshC, translated as MSVELLSCTEFPAPFHPIACAFAIDPVFCAARFPTTANFRKDPAAALLNLRPPLPQPHTERLCRALRESMDGLELTASQLRYLQALQSGSALAVTTGQQVGFLGGPLYTALKAAAALALAQQLQEVLQRPIVPIFWVEDNDSDGREAGSSVWWQPDGTLQRLAAASDAELLQPIAVSARSLSPTGLWQTALRHILPELSDELRSIVLTAYSYGKSWSQAFVVLLHWLFGSSGLLFLRASVARRRRLFCSIVQWALFQSSQLEAALAKGIQQLRALGYRELITPQHPLVHFHTPEGFRYRVRYLPSGEYGIARERYTIQQLSALFEQECTAFSPSALLRPLCQDAILPTVAVVLGPAEVAYWAQLRELYEALQVPMPAVMLRPSVTLVPPQLHRLLVQEGWSVRDFFAPWQAVERILLERLPPTQLLEHSSSKLQTQLQQWYQHLLAHLWEIDPTLVPSLGATHHRIAQALQRWQRRFRAALRRRSETLLSRARRVWSLVYPNGHPQERLMSWLQLLALCGRSAFQEALVHATALPSGHHAILTLAPSSEPSTAD; from the coding sequence ATGTCCGTTGAACTGCTTTCGTGCACCGAGTTCCCCGCACCCTTCCACCCAATTGCCTGCGCCTTCGCCATAGACCCGGTGTTCTGCGCTGCACGCTTTCCCACGACTGCAAACTTCCGCAAGGACCCCGCTGCAGCACTCCTCAACCTCCGCCCGCCACTGCCACAACCTCATACGGAACGCCTCTGCCGGGCACTCCGAGAGAGCATGGATGGATTGGAGCTTACAGCAAGTCAGCTTCGCTACCTGCAAGCGCTGCAGTCTGGCTCAGCATTAGCCGTCACGACGGGACAGCAGGTAGGCTTTCTTGGAGGGCCACTCTATACAGCTCTCAAGGCAGCAGCAGCCCTCGCTCTTGCCCAGCAGCTACAGGAGGTACTTCAGCGGCCGATCGTTCCCATCTTCTGGGTCGAAGACAACGACAGCGATGGTCGAGAAGCCGGCTCTAGTGTGTGGTGGCAACCCGATGGTACCCTCCAGCGCCTCGCTGCCGCTTCAGATGCTGAACTGCTGCAGCCCATTGCCGTCTCTGCTCGCTCACTCTCGCCGACAGGATTATGGCAGACCGCCCTCCGCCACATCCTCCCCGAGCTCTCGGACGAGCTTCGCTCCATTGTGCTCACCGCGTACAGCTACGGGAAGTCCTGGAGCCAAGCCTTTGTTGTGCTCCTCCACTGGCTCTTCGGAAGCTCCGGGCTCCTCTTCCTCCGAGCATCCGTTGCTCGGCGCCGCAGGCTCTTCTGCAGTATCGTCCAATGGGCCCTCTTCCAGAGCTCACAGCTTGAGGCTGCATTAGCCAAGGGAATCCAGCAGTTGCGCGCTTTGGGGTACCGAGAACTCATCACACCCCAGCATCCTCTCGTCCATTTCCACACTCCTGAAGGGTTCCGTTATCGAGTCCGGTACCTTCCGAGTGGGGAGTATGGTATTGCCCGCGAGCGCTATACCATCCAGCAGCTAAGCGCTCTGTTCGAGCAGGAGTGTACGGCCTTCTCTCCGTCCGCTCTCCTTCGCCCGTTGTGCCAAGATGCCATCCTCCCAACTGTGGCCGTCGTTCTCGGACCTGCTGAAGTCGCATACTGGGCACAACTCCGCGAGCTCTACGAGGCTCTACAAGTGCCGATGCCTGCCGTCATGCTACGGCCTTCCGTTACCCTTGTCCCGCCTCAACTCCATCGTCTGCTTGTGCAAGAAGGGTGGAGCGTAAGAGACTTCTTTGCCCCTTGGCAGGCGGTGGAACGTATCCTCCTGGAACGTCTACCACCTACGCAGCTACTGGAGCACTCCAGTAGCAAGCTCCAGACACAGCTCCAGCAGTGGTACCAGCACCTGTTGGCTCACCTTTGGGAGATAGACCCAACACTCGTACCTAGCCTTGGAGCGACGCACCACCGAATAGCACAGGCTCTGCAGCGTTGGCAGAGGCGATTCCGCGCTGCGCTCCGCCGCCGCTCAGAGACCCTCCTCTCCCGTGCCCGACGGGTGTGGTCGCTGGTATATCCCAACGGCCATCCTCAGGAACGCCTTATGAGCTGGCTCCAGCTCCTTGCTCTATGTGGACGCAGCGCCTTCCAAGAGGCCCTCGTGCACGCGACGGCACTTCCCTCGGGACACCACGCAATCCTCACGTTAGCACCATCCTCCGAACCTTCAACCGCAGACTAA
- the rpmG gene encoding 50S ribosomal protein L33, with product MAKKKGARVLVILECTEAKKEGKPASRYVTTKNRQNTPGRLELRKYNPFLRRHTLHREIR from the coding sequence ATGGCCAAGAAGAAGGGAGCTCGTGTATTGGTGATTCTAGAGTGCACCGAAGCGAAGAAGGAAGGCAAGCCGGCTTCACGATACGTGACGACGAAGAACCGACAGAATACTCCGGGCCGCTTGGAGCTCCGTAAGTACAACCCCTTCCTGCGGCGCCACACCCTGCACCGGGAGATTCGTTGA
- the guaB gene encoding IMP dehydrogenase: MSERTARVLRTQRRNRKRDEERIVGEGLTFDDVLLVPAYSEVLPREVDVRTRLTRTIWLNIPIVSAAMDTVTESAMAIAMAREGGIGIIHKNLSIEQQAEEVARVKRSESGLIRDPITLTPDRPIREALHLMRTYHISGIPIVDAERRLVGIVTNRDLRFATDTEQPVSVVMTSEGLITAPVGTTLEEAERILQRHRIEKLPIVDEHGVLHGLITFKDIQKKRSYPNACKDGQGRLRVGAAVGVARDVEERVAALVAAGVDVVAVDSAHGHSRGVIETVRRLKRRFPELPVIAGNIATAEAAAALIRAGADAVKVGVGPGSICTTRVVAGVGVPQLTAIFWVARVAHEADVPVIADGGIRQTGDIAKAIAAGADSVMIGNLLAGHEESPGEKVLLEGRAYKVYRGMGSLGAMYHGSADRYFQDSEADIAKLVPEGVEGRVPFKGAVSDTLFQLVGGLRAAMGYCGCATIAELQQKTRFIRMTLAGLRESHPHDVIITKEAPNYFGF, translated from the coding sequence ATGTCAGAGCGGACGGCAAGGGTCTTGCGAACACAGCGGAGGAACCGAAAGAGGGATGAGGAGCGCATCGTTGGCGAAGGGCTGACCTTTGACGACGTTCTGTTAGTTCCCGCCTATTCAGAAGTGCTCCCGCGGGAGGTCGATGTCCGCACTCGGCTGACGCGTACGATCTGGCTCAATATCCCGATTGTCAGCGCCGCTATGGACACGGTAACAGAATCCGCCATGGCAATTGCCATGGCGCGCGAAGGCGGCATCGGGATCATTCACAAGAACCTCAGCATAGAGCAACAGGCAGAAGAAGTGGCACGCGTCAAGCGTTCCGAGAGCGGGCTAATTCGTGATCCCATCACTCTAACCCCTGACCGCCCTATACGGGAGGCGCTCCACTTGATGCGCACCTACCACATCTCGGGTATCCCAATCGTGGACGCGGAGCGCCGGCTGGTAGGGATTGTGACGAACCGGGACCTTCGGTTTGCCACCGATACCGAGCAGCCGGTGTCAGTGGTGATGACATCAGAGGGACTCATCACTGCTCCGGTTGGGACAACACTTGAAGAGGCGGAGCGCATCCTACAGCGGCATCGAATAGAGAAACTCCCCATCGTTGATGAGCACGGAGTCCTCCATGGGCTCATCACCTTCAAGGACATCCAGAAGAAGCGCAGCTATCCAAACGCTTGCAAGGATGGACAAGGGCGCCTCCGTGTTGGGGCAGCAGTTGGTGTTGCCCGGGACGTGGAGGAGCGCGTTGCTGCCTTGGTAGCAGCAGGAGTCGACGTAGTAGCTGTGGACAGTGCTCACGGACACAGTCGAGGGGTCATAGAGACAGTACGCCGTCTTAAGCGGCGGTTTCCGGAATTGCCGGTAATCGCTGGTAATATCGCTACTGCGGAAGCCGCGGCAGCACTCATCCGGGCAGGTGCTGACGCCGTCAAGGTGGGTGTCGGTCCGGGCTCTATCTGCACTACTCGTGTCGTTGCGGGGGTTGGAGTACCACAGTTGACGGCGATCTTCTGGGTGGCTCGAGTTGCTCATGAGGCAGACGTGCCCGTCATCGCCGATGGGGGTATCCGGCAGACGGGCGACATCGCGAAAGCAATCGCTGCGGGTGCTGATAGTGTTATGATTGGCAATCTCTTGGCAGGCCATGAGGAGAGCCCAGGGGAGAAGGTGCTGTTGGAGGGGCGCGCTTACAAGGTCTACCGAGGGATGGGCTCGTTAGGGGCGATGTACCATGGTTCAGCGGATCGGTACTTCCAGGACTCTGAGGCGGACATTGCGAAGTTGGTCCCAGAGGGGGTGGAGGGAAGGGTCCCCTTCAAAGGGGCTGTAAGCGATACGCTGTTTCAACTGGTTGGTGGACTGCGGGCTGCGATGGGCTACTGTGGGTGCGCGACAATTGCTGAGCTACAGCAGAAGACACGCTTCATCCGAATGACCCTAGCGGGCCTCCGAGAGTCTCACCCACACGATGTCATCATCACCAAGGAAGCGCCCAACTACTTTGGGTTCTGA
- a CDS encoding Xaa-Pro peptidase family protein, giving the protein MVNSRLRSALVQAALVRLERLRELLQCQHLEALWLTTLSHIRYLTGFSGSSASVLITAEAVHFFTDDRYDEQVRHELFPVPGLAIHITREPVAVVAQQGLLRGIATVGFEISLSYGTVLELRRRWRPSRLIPFRGKLDELFIVKTPAEIELLRRAALIASRTFEAVLESVRPGMTEHEVAAEISYRARQFGSEGDAFPIIVASGERSALPHGRASARRLRKNDVITVDFGCIVGGYVSDITRTFVLGRASTDQRRVYQVVREAQEQALEALQAGVRAREADATARRVIEAAGFGAYFRHSLGHGIGRSVHEPPALSPRAPVRARLPEGAVVTVEPGIYLPGKFGIRIEDDVHVTATGAVLLTTATREFLSV; this is encoded by the coding sequence ATGGTGAACAGCCGTCTCCGGTCTGCATTGGTGCAAGCGGCGCTCGTGCGCCTCGAACGACTGCGCGAACTCCTCCAATGCCAGCATCTGGAGGCACTCTGGCTGACGACCCTGTCTCACATCCGATATCTGACGGGCTTTTCGGGTTCGTCGGCCTCTGTGCTTATCACTGCGGAAGCAGTGCACTTCTTTACCGACGACCGTTACGACGAGCAGGTTCGCCACGAGCTCTTCCCGGTGCCCGGGCTGGCCATCCACATCACTCGGGAGCCGGTCGCCGTCGTAGCACAGCAGGGGCTGCTTCGGGGTATTGCTACGGTTGGGTTCGAGATATCGCTGAGCTATGGGACGGTTCTGGAGCTTCGGCGGCGCTGGCGCCCTTCCCGGCTCATCCCGTTTCGGGGGAAACTGGATGAGCTCTTCATAGTGAAGACGCCGGCTGAGATAGAGCTGCTGCGGAGAGCTGCGCTCATCGCTTCGCGCACCTTCGAGGCAGTTCTAGAGAGTGTTCGCCCGGGGATGACGGAGCATGAAGTGGCGGCAGAGATCTCTTACCGTGCTCGCCAATTCGGCTCGGAGGGGGATGCCTTCCCGATCATTGTGGCCAGCGGTGAACGAAGCGCCCTCCCGCACGGACGTGCGTCAGCGCGCCGCTTGCGGAAGAACGACGTCATCACGGTAGACTTCGGCTGTATTGTCGGCGGTTACGTGTCCGATATCACCCGCACCTTCGTGCTTGGGCGCGCAAGTACCGACCAACGTCGGGTCTACCAGGTTGTCCGGGAAGCCCAGGAGCAGGCACTGGAGGCTCTCCAAGCGGGAGTTCGAGCGCGTGAGGCCGATGCTACGGCACGCCGCGTTATTGAGGCGGCTGGCTTTGGAGCTTATTTCCGCCATAGCCTTGGGCATGGAATCGGCCGTAGCGTTCATGAACCGCCGGCTCTCTCTCCTCGGGCACCGGTCCGGGCACGCCTCCCAGAAGGAGCCGTCGTCACGGTCGAGCCTGGTATCTACCTCCCCGGGAAGTTCGGCATCCGTATAGAGGATGATGTCCACGTCACAGCCACCGGTGCTGTGCTGCTGACGACAGCTACGCGAGAGTTCCTCAGCGTTTGA
- a CDS encoding glycosyl transferase family 1 codes for MEQPRQRVLVIAYYFPPLGTSGVLRVAKFVKYLRDYGWEPIVLTATPTAYFAFDQYLLQELEERRIPIYRTSDDGSPWWVRRWAATQPTVPLPAEWVHWLWLRWNQLRWIPDRAVRWRCQALALGRELIREYKPAIIFATAPPFTDLLIAAELAEQSELPYIVDYRDPWCGDPERWYPTPWHRRAHQTLERGVLTRMARATVVTRGLKEHLLRQYPRLLTHEDIVIIPHGYDSEDFARAGNVEPPPDRLVVSFVGTLKHGNPRTILEAFARFVQQRPEARRHLQIRFVGLIRPEHQQMVRRLGLEDIVQVQGYVPHLEAIRYMLSSHVLWVENRPLGSPAKLFEYFGARRTILACVPPESPIQPLLEASGAAFWVKPGDIEVATNHVAELYERWRERALPVPSEEFIRGFERRLLTGELARLLSLHAAL; via the coding sequence ATGGAACAGCCACGGCAGCGGGTGCTGGTCATTGCTTACTATTTCCCGCCGCTTGGGACGAGTGGAGTACTGCGGGTAGCGAAGTTCGTTAAGTACCTGCGAGACTACGGATGGGAACCGATTGTATTGACGGCGACTCCGACAGCATACTTCGCCTTCGACCAGTACCTACTGCAGGAGTTAGAAGAGCGTCGCATCCCGATCTATCGTACCTCCGACGATGGCAGTCCTTGGTGGGTACGTCGGTGGGCGGCCACTCAGCCGACCGTTCCGCTACCTGCGGAGTGGGTTCACTGGCTCTGGCTGCGCTGGAATCAGCTACGCTGGATTCCTGACCGTGCGGTCCGATGGCGCTGCCAAGCGTTGGCATTGGGACGGGAGCTCATCCGGGAGTACAAGCCCGCCATCATCTTTGCCACGGCCCCGCCCTTCACCGATCTCCTCATTGCGGCCGAGCTAGCGGAGCAATCGGAGCTACCGTACATTGTTGACTACCGAGATCCGTGGTGCGGTGATCCAGAGCGGTGGTATCCTACGCCTTGGCACCGACGAGCCCATCAAACATTGGAGCGAGGTGTGTTGACCCGAATGGCACGCGCTACTGTTGTTACTCGAGGGCTCAAGGAGCACCTCTTGCGGCAGTACCCTAGACTGCTGACCCACGAGGACATCGTCATCATCCCGCATGGCTACGACAGTGAGGACTTTGCACGGGCCGGCAACGTAGAGCCACCCCCGGACCGGTTGGTGGTGAGTTTCGTTGGGACTCTTAAGCACGGCAATCCAAGGACGATCTTGGAAGCATTCGCTCGGTTTGTACAGCAGCGGCCAGAAGCGCGGCGCCACCTACAGATCCGCTTCGTAGGCCTCATCCGCCCTGAACATCAGCAGATGGTGCGACGTCTGGGATTGGAGGACATCGTACAGGTGCAGGGCTACGTCCCGCATCTAGAGGCAATTCGGTACATGCTTAGCTCCCATGTCCTCTGGGTGGAGAATCGTCCATTAGGGTCACCAGCAAAGCTCTTTGAGTACTTCGGCGCTCGACGGACAATCTTGGCCTGCGTACCTCCGGAGTCGCCGATTCAGCCCTTACTAGAGGCCAGCGGTGCCGCCTTTTGGGTGAAGCCGGGCGATATTGAGGTTGCAACTAACCACGTTGCTGAACTCTACGAACGCTGGCGAGAAAGAGCGCTCCCAGTGCCTTCTGAGGAGTTTATACGGGGCTTTGAGCGCCGACTGCTGACCGGTGAGCTAGCGCGCTTGCTCAGCCTGCATGCTGCCTTGTAG
- a CDS encoding DUF4159 domain-containing protein, producing MPSVLLLTCLLVLSPLSSEGQAPKGAFKIARVKYGGGGDWYNDPSAEVNLLRFVQQHTTIPVDPVFEYVELSSDAIFQYPMLFLTGHGNVVFTPEEARRLRAYLLNGGFLYIDDDYGLDTAIRREMRKVFPDKEFVELPFSYGLFHCHFRFPHGVPKIHEHDAKPAQAFGIFHEGRLCVLYTYESNPSDGWADPEVHNDPPEKREAALKFGTNIVVWVLTQ from the coding sequence ATGCCCTCTGTCTTGCTTCTCACCTGCCTGTTGGTGCTATCCCCTCTCTCCTCAGAAGGCCAGGCACCGAAAGGGGCCTTCAAGATTGCCCGCGTCAAATACGGCGGTGGAGGGGATTGGTACAACGACCCTTCGGCAGAGGTCAACCTCCTCCGATTCGTCCAGCAGCACACCACGATTCCCGTAGACCCGGTCTTCGAGTACGTGGAGCTCAGTAGCGACGCTATCTTCCAGTACCCAATGCTGTTTCTGACGGGGCACGGCAACGTCGTCTTCACACCTGAAGAAGCACGCCGGCTGCGCGCCTACCTGCTCAACGGCGGGTTCCTCTACATAGACGACGACTACGGACTAGACACCGCCATCCGCCGCGAGATGCGCAAGGTCTTTCCCGACAAGGAATTCGTGGAACTCCCCTTCTCGTACGGCCTCTTCCACTGCCACTTCCGATTCCCACACGGTGTCCCGAAAATCCATGAGCACGATGCTAAGCCCGCCCAAGCTTTCGGCATCTTCCATGAGGGGCGGCTCTGCGTGCTCTACACCTACGAGAGCAACCCCAGCGACGGATGGGCAGACCCTGAGGTGCACAACGATCCTCCAGAGAAACGCGAGGCGGCCTTGAAGTTCGGCACCAATATCGTCGTGTGGGTCTTGACGCAGTAG
- the murF gene encoding UDP-N-acetylmuramoyl-tripeptide--D-alanyl-D-alanine ligase, whose protein sequence is MEPCIPDVVWWGWELRSLLAEAAEGVAEEECFQGLTIDSRKPAVGGIFVALRGRTVDAHTKLPEAFAGGVKLAIVERRSWVHFPAEWHQRYRCLPVADPLKVLGELARLHRRRFALPVVAIAGSAGKTTTKELLASVLATRFRVLKTAGNENNALGVPLTLLQLRSEYEVAVVEIGTSSFGEVARLCQIAQPTHGVITAIGEEHLEQLGSLRGVQQEETALVRYLQSRGGIAVLPAGSGLERDYPGVRTFGMTPEADVMAEVAFTADGRALLRLRYGAEHCECQLRLLGPAGARSAMAAAAAAWVLGLSAEETAQGLSAYDPQPSQEGYARMVLMQLPNGIQVLNDTYNANPLSMRVALETLRQLPCCGRRWAVLGDMLELGPALEEAHRTVLRQALESAEVVCVFGDAFARVAADYPDVYIATSHEELAERLWQEARPGDLVLLKGSRGMAMERVVGLYQQRVRMGKGSDVVPSGAVDLEDL, encoded by the coding sequence ATGGAGCCGTGCATTCCGGACGTCGTGTGGTGGGGATGGGAGCTCCGGAGCTTGCTTGCGGAGGCTGCTGAGGGCGTCGCGGAGGAAGAGTGCTTTCAAGGGCTGACGATAGATTCCCGTAAGCCGGCAGTGGGAGGCATCTTCGTAGCGCTGCGAGGACGGACGGTAGATGCTCACACGAAGTTGCCCGAAGCCTTTGCTGGGGGAGTCAAATTGGCAATCGTTGAACGGCGGAGTTGGGTTCACTTCCCTGCAGAGTGGCATCAGCGGTACCGCTGCCTCCCGGTAGCGGATCCGCTAAAAGTGTTGGGGGAGCTAGCGCGGCTCCATCGCCGGAGATTTGCTCTCCCGGTGGTTGCGATTGCGGGATCTGCCGGCAAGACGACAACGAAAGAGTTACTGGCCTCCGTGCTTGCCACGCGTTTCCGCGTTCTGAAGACCGCTGGGAATGAGAATAACGCCTTGGGTGTGCCCTTGACCCTACTGCAGCTCCGCTCGGAGTACGAGGTTGCTGTTGTAGAGATCGGTACAAGCTCCTTCGGGGAGGTTGCTCGCCTGTGTCAAATCGCACAGCCGACGCACGGTGTCATTACAGCGATTGGTGAGGAGCATCTGGAACAGCTGGGTTCCCTTAGAGGGGTCCAGCAGGAAGAGACAGCACTAGTGCGGTATCTGCAGAGTCGCGGTGGGATAGCGGTGCTGCCGGCCGGAAGTGGTTTAGAGCGAGACTATCCAGGCGTGCGGACGTTTGGAATGACGCCTGAAGCAGACGTGATGGCAGAGGTGGCCTTCACTGCTGATGGGCGTGCCCTATTACGTCTGCGGTATGGCGCTGAGCACTGTGAGTGTCAGCTACGGCTGCTTGGTCCTGCGGGAGCACGGTCAGCCATGGCTGCGGCTGCCGCGGCTTGGGTGCTTGGACTGAGTGCGGAGGAGACGGCCCAAGGACTCTCTGCCTACGACCCCCAGCCTTCCCAAGAGGGCTATGCTCGGATGGTACTCATGCAGCTGCCGAACGGAATTCAGGTGCTCAACGACACGTACAATGCAAATCCTCTCTCCATGCGGGTAGCTCTAGAGACACTGCGCCAGCTTCCGTGTTGCGGGCGCCGATGGGCTGTACTGGGAGATATGCTGGAGCTGGGGCCGGCACTTGAGGAGGCCCACAGGACCGTTCTGCGGCAGGCCCTCGAGAGTGCTGAGGTAGTCTGCGTATTTGGTGACGCCTTTGCCCGAGTTGCAGCTGATTACCCCGACGTATACATTGCAACTTCTCACGAGGAGTTGGCAGAGCGGTTGTGGCAGGAAGCACGGCCTGGAGACTTAGTGCTTTTGAAGGGCTCTCGTGGGATGGCGATGGAGCGTGTAGTGGGTCTGTACCAGCAGAGAGTAAGGATGGGGAAGGGTAGCGATGTTGTACCATCTGGCGCTGTGGATCTGGAAGACCTTTGA
- the mraY gene encoding phospho-N-acetylmuramoyl-pentapeptide-transferase has product MLYHLALWIWKTFDPPGFGVFQYVTFRVAAAAITALVISFVVGPLLIRFLRRRHFQEHGKPELQAVGNHAQKHGTPTMGGLILLLAIVVPTLLWANVANGMVVAILVVVLWLGVVGFVDDYLKVVKRLPNGLIGRYKLLGQVSIGLGLGLAIVCWPEWFSSSYPAVATQTTVPFAKDVNLDWGLLYVPMVVLVVTATSNAVNLTDGLDGLAVGTVGIAALAMALIAYVSGNAVFADYLNIVHLRGADELSIFCAAMVGAAMGFLWFNTYPAQVFMGDTGSLALGGALGALAVLLKKELLLPILGGIFVAEALSVILQVAYFKYTKWRYGEGRRLFRMAPLHHHFERCGWHEAQVVVRFYIIAVILAILTMTTFKVR; this is encoded by the coding sequence ATGTTGTACCATCTGGCGCTGTGGATCTGGAAGACCTTTGATCCCCCGGGGTTCGGGGTATTCCAGTACGTTACCTTTCGGGTGGCAGCGGCAGCGATCACAGCGTTGGTCATTTCGTTCGTCGTAGGGCCACTCCTCATCCGCTTCCTACGCCGCCGCCATTTCCAAGAGCACGGTAAGCCCGAACTCCAAGCGGTTGGCAATCATGCCCAGAAGCACGGGACCCCCACGATGGGCGGACTCATCCTCCTACTGGCGATCGTTGTCCCGACCCTGCTGTGGGCGAACGTAGCGAATGGGATGGTCGTGGCCATCCTGGTGGTCGTCCTATGGTTGGGGGTGGTGGGGTTCGTGGACGATTACCTCAAGGTTGTCAAGCGCTTGCCGAATGGGCTCATTGGGCGGTACAAGCTTTTGGGGCAGGTGTCGATTGGACTGGGGTTGGGACTTGCGATTGTATGCTGGCCGGAGTGGTTCTCCAGCAGCTACCCGGCAGTAGCCACGCAGACAACCGTCCCCTTCGCGAAGGATGTAAATCTCGACTGGGGACTGCTCTACGTCCCGATGGTTGTGCTGGTTGTCACAGCGACTTCCAATGCTGTGAATCTGACCGACGGGCTGGATGGATTAGCAGTGGGGACCGTGGGGATTGCTGCTCTGGCGATGGCACTCATTGCATACGTGTCGGGTAATGCGGTGTTCGCTGACTACCTAAACATTGTACACCTCCGTGGGGCCGATGAGCTGAGCATCTTCTGCGCGGCTATGGTAGGAGCTGCAATGGGCTTCCTCTGGTTCAACACGTACCCAGCGCAGGTCTTCATGGGGGATACAGGCTCACTGGCGCTTGGAGGTGCGTTAGGGGCTTTGGCCGTCTTGCTCAAAAAGGAGCTGCTGTTGCCAATCCTTGGAGGCATCTTCGTGGCAGAGGCACTCTCCGTTATCCTCCAGGTGGCCTACTTCAAGTACACGAAGTGGCGGTACGGTGAGGGGCGTCGGCTCTTCCGAATGGCACCGCTCCACCACCACTTTGAGCGCTGTGGATGGCACGAAGCGCAGGTGGTCGTGCGTTTCTACATCATCGCTGTCATCTTGGCAATCCTGACGATGACGACGTTCAAGGTGCGGTGA